A single genomic interval of Rhododendron vialii isolate Sample 1 chromosome 3a, ASM3025357v1 harbors:
- the LOC131320390 gene encoding uncharacterized protein LOC131320390 isoform X1, which yields MTDIQPQLQQKPESATDAQIEFERGLEEFMRGHLDDCMSFASCSSPRNTEDEDEEGDQLVRRRRRSDLEGDDLAESSAARRRHSRILSRWAARQAQEMITTMERRNRESELMALAGLHTVSMLDSSFLRESQSPTSRRQSGGNVERLNTHASSILQMWRELEDEHVINRARERVRERLRQQRSVNSNTTNMSEIRGSEHQGSLEDASESENEFGNWSHDQMGTRNVEHGDRDGSSREPSPDLGDVERERVRQIVRGWMESGITDHASTNNNVAQRSSSPRAEWLGETERERVRIVREWVQMNSQQRGGRAGRRDEQASDQVREGVVVDDEGPPEHVRRDMLRLRGRQALVDLLVRIERERQGELQGLLEHRAVSEFAHRNRIQQSLLRGRFLRNERPAENERPPSMAVGELVQLRNRHTVSGLREGFRFRLENIVRGQVGGNSDTPSHNNTTDSRNEHIHIITPQEVQHENHGQSQPRSQGNDIQRLSDTTMGNSEAVESINWEANVNHEEDWQGQGTEDERGNWQQAAYDPSNEWRDGMEEGDGNWQENQVNEWTRESGGNEGVEEDHPQETHEGWHENGAREAMGNWSEAPSDPPRMRRFIPVRRVNRFHPPDDDNVYSMELRELLSRRSVSNLLRSGFRESLDQLIQSYVERQARAPIDWDRHRNLPTPTPASPVRDQEQQRDGLNGDQNDAMGRPSLVLPSPPVPPPQPLWHHDLHHPSWPRHSIHRSEFEWEMINDLRADMARLQQGMNHMQRMLEACMDMQLELQRSVRQEVSAALNRSSGGQGMAETSEDGSKWSHVRKGTCCVCCDSQIDSLLYRCGHMCTCSRCANELVRGGGKCPLCRAPIVEVVRAYSIQ from the exons ATGACAGATATTCAGCCACAGTTGCAGCAGAAGCCCGAAAGCGCGACCGATGCCCAAATTGAATTCGAGCGGGGATTGGAGGAATTTATGCGCGGACACTTGGATGATTGCATGTCATTTGCCTCGTGTAGCTCTCCGCGAAACACTGAGGATGAGGATGAAGAGGGTGATCAGCTtgttaggaggaggaggaggtcaGATCTCGAGGGAGATGATCTTGCCGAGTCTTCTGCAGCTAGGAGGCGCCACTCGAGGATTTTGAGCAGATGGGCAGCGAGGCAGGCACAGGAGATGATTACCACAATGGAGAGGAGGAATAGAGAGTCGGAGTTGATGGCACTCGCGGGTCTTCATACGGTTTCAATGCTTGATTCATCCTTCTTGAGGGAGTCCCAGTCTCCCACTTCAAGGCGGCAGAGTGGTGGTAATGTTGAGAGACTGAACACCCATGCATCCTCCATTTTGCAGATGTGGAGGGAGTTGGAGGATGAGCATGTGATAAATCGGGCTagggagagggtgagagagaggCTGAGGCAGCAGAGGAGTGTCAATTCTAATACTACAAATATGTCTGAAATTCGTGGAAGTGAGCATCAGGGTAGTTTGGAGGATGCAAGTGAGAGCGAGAATGAGTTTGGAAATTGGTCCCATGATCAAATGGGGACGCGTAATGTTGAACATGGAGACCGTGATGGTTCTAGCCGCGAGCCATCGCCTGACCTTGGCGACGTTGaaagggagagggtgaggcaaaTTGTAAGGGGATGGATGGAGAGTGGCATCACTGATCATGCTTCTACCAATAATAATGTGGCACAGAGGAGCAGTAGTCCAAGAGCAGAGTGGCTTGGTGAAACTGAACGTGAAAGGGTGAGGATTGTGAGGGAGTGGGTGCAAATGAATAGCCAACAGAGAGGAGGTCGTGCTGGGCGAAGGGATGAACAAGCTTCTGACCAAGTTCGCGAAGGTGTAGTTGTTGATGATGAGGGCCCGCCGGAGCATGTTCGCAGGGACATGCTGAGGTTACGTGGAAGGCAAGCTCTGGTTGACTTGCTTGTgaggattgagagagaaagacaggGGGAACTTCAGGGTTTGTTGGAGCATCGAGCTGTTTCGGAATTTGCTCATCGCAACCGCATTCAG CAGTCATTACTCAGAGGTAGATTCTTGCGAAATGAAAGGCCTGCTGAAAATGAGAGACCACCTTCTATGGCAGTCGGTGAATTGGTTCAGTTAAGAAATCGACATACTGTTTCTGGTTTGAG GGAAGGGTTTCGCTTCAGATTAGAAAATATTGTTCGGGGTCAAGTAGGGGGCAATTCCGATACCCCATCTCATAATAATACTACTGATTCGAGAAATGAGCACATCCATATAATCACTCCTCAGGAGGTACAACATGAAAACCATGGGCAGTCACAACCTAGGAGTCAGGGAAATGACATCCAGCGATTGTCCGATACTACCATGGGTAATTCTGAGGCTGTTGAGAGCATTAATTGGGAAGCAAATGTTAACCACGAAGAAGATTGGCAGGGACAAGGTACTGAAGATGAGAGAGGAAACTGGCAGCAGGCTGCATATGATCCATCAAATGAATGGAGAGATGGCATGGAGGAGGGAGATGGAAATTGGCAGGAAAATCAAGTAAATGAATGGACACGGGAATCTGGGGGGAATGAAGGGGTAGAAGAAGATCATCCACAAGAAACCCATGAGGGTTGGCATGAAAATGGTGCGAGGGAAGCCATGGGAAATTGGTCTGAAGCACCTTCTGACCCTCCGAGAATGCGTCGTTTCATCCCAGTGAGAAGAGTCAATAGATTCCACCCTCCTGATGATGATAATGTATACAGTATGGAACTCAGGGAACTTTTAAGCAG GAGAAGTGTTTCTAATCTTCTTCGTAGTGGTTTCCGTGAGAGTCTGGACCAGTTAATTCAGTCATATGTGGAAAGGCAAGCTCGTGCTCCTATTGACTGGGACCGACACAGGAACTTGCCCACGCCAACTCCTGCTTCACCAGTGCGGGACCAGGAGCAACAGAGGGATGGACTGAATGGGGATCAGAATGATGCTATGGGCAGACCGTCGCTGGTCCTACCATCTCCTCCAGTGCCCCCTCCCCAGCCACTCTGGCATCATGATTTACATCATCCTAGTTGGCCTCGACATAGCATCCATCGTTCAGAATTT GAGTGGGAAATGATTAATGATCTAAGAGCAGACATGGCAAGGCTTCAACAGGGCATGAACCATATGCAGAGGATGTTGGAGGCTTGCATGGACATGCAATTGGAGTTGCAACGATCCGTCAGACAGGAGGTCTCTGCAGCTCTTAATCGGTCTTCTGGTGGACAGG GTATGGCGGAGACATCAGAGGACGGATCTAAATGGAGCCATGTTAGGAAGGGAACTTGCTGTGTTTGTTGTGATAGTCAAATTGATTCGCTTTTGTACAG ATGTGGTCACATGTGCACTTGCTCGAGATGTGCCAATGAGTTGGTTCGCGGCGGAGGGAAGTGTCCGCTTTGCAGGGCACCAATTGTTGAGGTTGTCCGTGCTTACTCCATACAGTAA
- the LOC131320390 gene encoding uncharacterized protein LOC131320390 isoform X2, which translates to MTDIQPQLQQKPESATDAQIEFERGLEEFMRGHLDDCMSFASCSSPRNTEDEDEEGDQLVRRRRRSDLEGDDLAESSAARRRHSRILSRWAARQAQEMITTMERRNRESELMALAGLHTVSMLDSSFLRESQSPTSRRQSGGNVERLNTHASSILQMWRELEDEHVINRARERVRERLRQQRSVNSNTTNMSEIRGSEHQGSLEDASESENEFGNWSHDQMGTRNVEHGDRDGSSREPSPDLGDVERERVRQIVRGWMESGITDHASTNNNVAQRSSSPRAEWLGETERERVRIVREWVQMNSQQRGGRAGRRDEQASDQVREGVVVDDEGPPEHVRRDMLRLRGRQALVDLLVRIERERQGELQGLLEHRAVSEFAHRNRIQSLLRGRFLRNERPAENERPPSMAVGELVQLRNRHTVSGLREGFRFRLENIVRGQVGGNSDTPSHNNTTDSRNEHIHIITPQEVQHENHGQSQPRSQGNDIQRLSDTTMGNSEAVESINWEANVNHEEDWQGQGTEDERGNWQQAAYDPSNEWRDGMEEGDGNWQENQVNEWTRESGGNEGVEEDHPQETHEGWHENGAREAMGNWSEAPSDPPRMRRFIPVRRVNRFHPPDDDNVYSMELRELLSRRSVSNLLRSGFRESLDQLIQSYVERQARAPIDWDRHRNLPTPTPASPVRDQEQQRDGLNGDQNDAMGRPSLVLPSPPVPPPQPLWHHDLHHPSWPRHSIHRSEFEWEMINDLRADMARLQQGMNHMQRMLEACMDMQLELQRSVRQEVSAALNRSSGGQGMAETSEDGSKWSHVRKGTCCVCCDSQIDSLLYRCGHMCTCSRCANELVRGGGKCPLCRAPIVEVVRAYSIQ; encoded by the exons ATGACAGATATTCAGCCACAGTTGCAGCAGAAGCCCGAAAGCGCGACCGATGCCCAAATTGAATTCGAGCGGGGATTGGAGGAATTTATGCGCGGACACTTGGATGATTGCATGTCATTTGCCTCGTGTAGCTCTCCGCGAAACACTGAGGATGAGGATGAAGAGGGTGATCAGCTtgttaggaggaggaggaggtcaGATCTCGAGGGAGATGATCTTGCCGAGTCTTCTGCAGCTAGGAGGCGCCACTCGAGGATTTTGAGCAGATGGGCAGCGAGGCAGGCACAGGAGATGATTACCACAATGGAGAGGAGGAATAGAGAGTCGGAGTTGATGGCACTCGCGGGTCTTCATACGGTTTCAATGCTTGATTCATCCTTCTTGAGGGAGTCCCAGTCTCCCACTTCAAGGCGGCAGAGTGGTGGTAATGTTGAGAGACTGAACACCCATGCATCCTCCATTTTGCAGATGTGGAGGGAGTTGGAGGATGAGCATGTGATAAATCGGGCTagggagagggtgagagagaggCTGAGGCAGCAGAGGAGTGTCAATTCTAATACTACAAATATGTCTGAAATTCGTGGAAGTGAGCATCAGGGTAGTTTGGAGGATGCAAGTGAGAGCGAGAATGAGTTTGGAAATTGGTCCCATGATCAAATGGGGACGCGTAATGTTGAACATGGAGACCGTGATGGTTCTAGCCGCGAGCCATCGCCTGACCTTGGCGACGTTGaaagggagagggtgaggcaaaTTGTAAGGGGATGGATGGAGAGTGGCATCACTGATCATGCTTCTACCAATAATAATGTGGCACAGAGGAGCAGTAGTCCAAGAGCAGAGTGGCTTGGTGAAACTGAACGTGAAAGGGTGAGGATTGTGAGGGAGTGGGTGCAAATGAATAGCCAACAGAGAGGAGGTCGTGCTGGGCGAAGGGATGAACAAGCTTCTGACCAAGTTCGCGAAGGTGTAGTTGTTGATGATGAGGGCCCGCCGGAGCATGTTCGCAGGGACATGCTGAGGTTACGTGGAAGGCAAGCTCTGGTTGACTTGCTTGTgaggattgagagagaaagacaggGGGAACTTCAGGGTTTGTTGGAGCATCGAGCTGTTTCGGAATTTGCTCATCGCAACCGCATTCAG TCATTACTCAGAGGTAGATTCTTGCGAAATGAAAGGCCTGCTGAAAATGAGAGACCACCTTCTATGGCAGTCGGTGAATTGGTTCAGTTAAGAAATCGACATACTGTTTCTGGTTTGAG GGAAGGGTTTCGCTTCAGATTAGAAAATATTGTTCGGGGTCAAGTAGGGGGCAATTCCGATACCCCATCTCATAATAATACTACTGATTCGAGAAATGAGCACATCCATATAATCACTCCTCAGGAGGTACAACATGAAAACCATGGGCAGTCACAACCTAGGAGTCAGGGAAATGACATCCAGCGATTGTCCGATACTACCATGGGTAATTCTGAGGCTGTTGAGAGCATTAATTGGGAAGCAAATGTTAACCACGAAGAAGATTGGCAGGGACAAGGTACTGAAGATGAGAGAGGAAACTGGCAGCAGGCTGCATATGATCCATCAAATGAATGGAGAGATGGCATGGAGGAGGGAGATGGAAATTGGCAGGAAAATCAAGTAAATGAATGGACACGGGAATCTGGGGGGAATGAAGGGGTAGAAGAAGATCATCCACAAGAAACCCATGAGGGTTGGCATGAAAATGGTGCGAGGGAAGCCATGGGAAATTGGTCTGAAGCACCTTCTGACCCTCCGAGAATGCGTCGTTTCATCCCAGTGAGAAGAGTCAATAGATTCCACCCTCCTGATGATGATAATGTATACAGTATGGAACTCAGGGAACTTTTAAGCAG GAGAAGTGTTTCTAATCTTCTTCGTAGTGGTTTCCGTGAGAGTCTGGACCAGTTAATTCAGTCATATGTGGAAAGGCAAGCTCGTGCTCCTATTGACTGGGACCGACACAGGAACTTGCCCACGCCAACTCCTGCTTCACCAGTGCGGGACCAGGAGCAACAGAGGGATGGACTGAATGGGGATCAGAATGATGCTATGGGCAGACCGTCGCTGGTCCTACCATCTCCTCCAGTGCCCCCTCCCCAGCCACTCTGGCATCATGATTTACATCATCCTAGTTGGCCTCGACATAGCATCCATCGTTCAGAATTT GAGTGGGAAATGATTAATGATCTAAGAGCAGACATGGCAAGGCTTCAACAGGGCATGAACCATATGCAGAGGATGTTGGAGGCTTGCATGGACATGCAATTGGAGTTGCAACGATCCGTCAGACAGGAGGTCTCTGCAGCTCTTAATCGGTCTTCTGGTGGACAGG GTATGGCGGAGACATCAGAGGACGGATCTAAATGGAGCCATGTTAGGAAGGGAACTTGCTGTGTTTGTTGTGATAGTCAAATTGATTCGCTTTTGTACAG ATGTGGTCACATGTGCACTTGCTCGAGATGTGCCAATGAGTTGGTTCGCGGCGGAGGGAAGTGTCCGCTTTGCAGGGCACCAATTGTTGAGGTTGTCCGTGCTTACTCCATACAGTAA